One Corvus cornix cornix isolate S_Up_H32 chromosome 10, ASM73873v5, whole genome shotgun sequence genomic region harbors:
- the BBS4 gene encoding Bardet-Biedl syndrome 4 protein isoform X2, whose product MAELQDATVSSSPAATEPTKPRPKKAPELPVLERKNWLIYLLYVRRDYEECKAVIKEQLQESQGLCEYAVYVQALIFRLEGKIQESLELFQTCSILNPRSADNLKQVARSLFLLGKHKAAIEVYNEAAKLDAKDWEISHNLGVCYMYLKHFNKARDQLNNALELNRHDLTYMMLGKIHLLEGEMDKAIEIYKKAVEFSPENTDLLTALGLLYLQTGDYQKAFEHLGNALTYDPGNYKATLAAGSMMQAHGDFDVALSKYKVVASSVPESPPLWNNIGMCFFGKKKYVAAISCLKRANYLAPFDWKILYNLGLVHLTMQQYASAFHFLSAAINFQPKMAELYMLLAVALTNLEDIENAKCSYEQAVALDKCNPLINLNYAVLLYNQGDKQGALSQYQEMERKVTVARESSAPDFDPEMVEMAQKMGAALQVGESLVWTKPSKESKSKQKAAVSGKSSSQQPLGSNQALGQAMSSAAGYGKAMQLPPGAATPALPKKPPSLPLEAEQEQDSETSPEENSAPPGDKEQRKEKPQSQEAAE is encoded by the exons GTTTCTTCATCGCCAGCGGCTACAGAACCAACAAAACCCCGTCCTAAAAAAG CACCGGAGCTGCCAGTCCTAGAGAGGAAGAACTGGTTGATTTATCTGCTTTACGTCCGCAGAGACTACGAGGAGTGTAAG GCTGTCATcaaagagcagctccaggagtcCCAAGGGCTCTGTGAATACGCTGTCTACGTTCAAG CTTTGATATTTCGCTTGGAGGGGAAAATTCAAGAATCTCTTGAACTTTTCCAGACATGTTCCATTCTGAACCCTCGAAGCGCTGACAACCTCAAGCAGGTGGCACGATCCCT GTTTCTCCTGGGGAAGCACAAGGCAGCCATCGAAGTGTACAATGAAGCAGCAAAACTCGATGCGAAGGACTGG gAGATCAGCCACAACCTGGGTGTGTGCTACATGTACCTGAAACACTTCAACAAG GCACGAGACCAACTCAACAATGCCCTGGAGCTCAACAGACACGACCTGACCTACATGATGCTGGGCAAAATTCACCTCTTGGAGGGGGAGATGGATAAAGCCATTGAAATATATAAGAAAGCTGTAGA GTTCTCTCCAGAAAACACAGACCTCCTCACAGCCCTGGGCCTACTGTACCTGCAG ACTGGGGATTACCAGAAGGCTTTTGAACACCTTGGAAACGCACTTACCTATGACCCAGGCAACTACAAG GCcaccctggctgctggcagcatgATGCAGGCCCACGGGGATTTCGATGTCGCCCTCTCCAAGTACAAGGTGGTGGCCAGCAGTGTTCCTGAGAGCCCCCCTCTCTGGAACAACATTGGCATGTGCTTCTTTGGGAAGAAGAAATACGTAGCA GCTATCAGCTGCCTGAAGAGGGCAAACTACCTGGCTCCCTTTGACTGGAAGATCCTGTACAATCTGGGCTTGGTGCACCTGACGATGCAGCAGTACGCCTCAGCCTTCCACTTCCTCAGCGCTGCCATCAACTTCCAGCCCAAGATGGCAGAGCTCTACATGCTCCTGGCAG TTGCTCTGACCAACCTTGAAGACATCGAGAACGCCAAATGTTCCTATGAACAAGCTGTGGCCTTGGACAA GTGCAACCCCCTCATCAACCTGAACTACGCTGTCCTGCTCTACAACCAGGGCGACAAGCAGGGGGCCCTGAGCCAGTACCAGGAGATGGAGAGGAAGGTCACCGTGGCCAGGGAGAGCAGCGCGCCCGACTTCGACCCCGAG ATGGTGGAGATGGCCCAGAAgatgggagctgctctgcaggtcGGGGAGAGCCTGGTCTGGACCAAGCCCTCTAAAGAGTCCAAATCCAAGCAGAAAGCTGCTGTGTCAGGGAAAtccagctctcagcagcctTTGGGCTCCAACCAGGCCCTGGGTCAAGCCATGTCCTCTGCTGCAGGATATGGGAAAGCCATGCAGCTCCCCCCAG GTGCTGCaacaccagctctgccaaaaaagcctccctccctgcctctggaAGCAGAACAGGAGCAGGACTCGGAGACGAGCCCTGAGGAGAACTCGGCTCCCCCGGGGGacaaggagcagaggaaggagaagccCCAGAGCCAGGAGGCAGCGGAGTAG
- the BBS4 gene encoding Bardet-Biedl syndrome 4 protein isoform X1 has product MPSFGICQLSFLIIFWNRASRNLAWYIYYSWFLSFQVSSSPAATEPTKPRPKKAPELPVLERKNWLIYLLYVRRDYEECKAVIKEQLQESQGLCEYAVYVQALIFRLEGKIQESLELFQTCSILNPRSADNLKQVARSLFLLGKHKAAIEVYNEAAKLDAKDWEISHNLGVCYMYLKHFNKARDQLNNALELNRHDLTYMMLGKIHLLEGEMDKAIEIYKKAVEFSPENTDLLTALGLLYLQTGDYQKAFEHLGNALTYDPGNYKATLAAGSMMQAHGDFDVALSKYKVVASSVPESPPLWNNIGMCFFGKKKYVAAISCLKRANYLAPFDWKILYNLGLVHLTMQQYASAFHFLSAAINFQPKMAELYMLLAVALTNLEDIENAKCSYEQAVALDKCNPLINLNYAVLLYNQGDKQGALSQYQEMERKVTVARESSAPDFDPEMVEMAQKMGAALQVGESLVWTKPSKESKSKQKAAVSGKSSSQQPLGSNQALGQAMSSAAGYGKAMQLPPGAATPALPKKPPSLPLEAEQEQDSETSPEENSAPPGDKEQRKEKPQSQEAAE; this is encoded by the exons ATGCCCTCCTTTGGGATTTGCCAGTTGTcctttctgattattttctggAACAGAGCTTCAAGAAACCTTGCCTGGTATATTTACTACTCCTGGTTTCTGTCTTTTCAGGTTTCTTCATCGCCAGCGGCTACAGAACCAACAAAACCCCGTCCTAAAAAAG CACCGGAGCTGCCAGTCCTAGAGAGGAAGAACTGGTTGATTTATCTGCTTTACGTCCGCAGAGACTACGAGGAGTGTAAG GCTGTCATcaaagagcagctccaggagtcCCAAGGGCTCTGTGAATACGCTGTCTACGTTCAAG CTTTGATATTTCGCTTGGAGGGGAAAATTCAAGAATCTCTTGAACTTTTCCAGACATGTTCCATTCTGAACCCTCGAAGCGCTGACAACCTCAAGCAGGTGGCACGATCCCT GTTTCTCCTGGGGAAGCACAAGGCAGCCATCGAAGTGTACAATGAAGCAGCAAAACTCGATGCGAAGGACTGG gAGATCAGCCACAACCTGGGTGTGTGCTACATGTACCTGAAACACTTCAACAAG GCACGAGACCAACTCAACAATGCCCTGGAGCTCAACAGACACGACCTGACCTACATGATGCTGGGCAAAATTCACCTCTTGGAGGGGGAGATGGATAAAGCCATTGAAATATATAAGAAAGCTGTAGA GTTCTCTCCAGAAAACACAGACCTCCTCACAGCCCTGGGCCTACTGTACCTGCAG ACTGGGGATTACCAGAAGGCTTTTGAACACCTTGGAAACGCACTTACCTATGACCCAGGCAACTACAAG GCcaccctggctgctggcagcatgATGCAGGCCCACGGGGATTTCGATGTCGCCCTCTCCAAGTACAAGGTGGTGGCCAGCAGTGTTCCTGAGAGCCCCCCTCTCTGGAACAACATTGGCATGTGCTTCTTTGGGAAGAAGAAATACGTAGCA GCTATCAGCTGCCTGAAGAGGGCAAACTACCTGGCTCCCTTTGACTGGAAGATCCTGTACAATCTGGGCTTGGTGCACCTGACGATGCAGCAGTACGCCTCAGCCTTCCACTTCCTCAGCGCTGCCATCAACTTCCAGCCCAAGATGGCAGAGCTCTACATGCTCCTGGCAG TTGCTCTGACCAACCTTGAAGACATCGAGAACGCCAAATGTTCCTATGAACAAGCTGTGGCCTTGGACAA GTGCAACCCCCTCATCAACCTGAACTACGCTGTCCTGCTCTACAACCAGGGCGACAAGCAGGGGGCCCTGAGCCAGTACCAGGAGATGGAGAGGAAGGTCACCGTGGCCAGGGAGAGCAGCGCGCCCGACTTCGACCCCGAG ATGGTGGAGATGGCCCAGAAgatgggagctgctctgcaggtcGGGGAGAGCCTGGTCTGGACCAAGCCCTCTAAAGAGTCCAAATCCAAGCAGAAAGCTGCTGTGTCAGGGAAAtccagctctcagcagcctTTGGGCTCCAACCAGGCCCTGGGTCAAGCCATGTCCTCTGCTGCAGGATATGGGAAAGCCATGCAGCTCCCCCCAG GTGCTGCaacaccagctctgccaaaaaagcctccctccctgcctctggaAGCAGAACAGGAGCAGGACTCGGAGACGAGCCCTGAGGAGAACTCGGCTCCCCCGGGGGacaaggagcagaggaaggagaagccCCAGAGCCAGGAGGCAGCGGAGTAG
- the BBS4 gene encoding Bardet-Biedl syndrome 4 protein isoform X3 — protein MYLKHFNKARDQLNNALELNRHDLTYMMLGKIHLLEGEMDKAIEIYKKAVEFSPENTDLLTALGLLYLQTGDYQKAFEHLGNALTYDPGNYKATLAAGSMMQAHGDFDVALSKYKVVASSVPESPPLWNNIGMCFFGKKKYVAAISCLKRANYLAPFDWKILYNLGLVHLTMQQYASAFHFLSAAINFQPKMAELYMLLAVALTNLEDIENAKCSYEQAVALDKCNPLINLNYAVLLYNQGDKQGALSQYQEMERKVTVARESSAPDFDPEMVEMAQKMGAALQVGESLVWTKPSKESKSKQKAAVSGKSSSQQPLGSNQALGQAMSSAAGYGKAMQLPPGAATPALPKKPPSLPLEAEQEQDSETSPEENSAPPGDKEQRKEKPQSQEAAE, from the exons ATGTACCTGAAACACTTCAACAAG GCACGAGACCAACTCAACAATGCCCTGGAGCTCAACAGACACGACCTGACCTACATGATGCTGGGCAAAATTCACCTCTTGGAGGGGGAGATGGATAAAGCCATTGAAATATATAAGAAAGCTGTAGA GTTCTCTCCAGAAAACACAGACCTCCTCACAGCCCTGGGCCTACTGTACCTGCAG ACTGGGGATTACCAGAAGGCTTTTGAACACCTTGGAAACGCACTTACCTATGACCCAGGCAACTACAAG GCcaccctggctgctggcagcatgATGCAGGCCCACGGGGATTTCGATGTCGCCCTCTCCAAGTACAAGGTGGTGGCCAGCAGTGTTCCTGAGAGCCCCCCTCTCTGGAACAACATTGGCATGTGCTTCTTTGGGAAGAAGAAATACGTAGCA GCTATCAGCTGCCTGAAGAGGGCAAACTACCTGGCTCCCTTTGACTGGAAGATCCTGTACAATCTGGGCTTGGTGCACCTGACGATGCAGCAGTACGCCTCAGCCTTCCACTTCCTCAGCGCTGCCATCAACTTCCAGCCCAAGATGGCAGAGCTCTACATGCTCCTGGCAG TTGCTCTGACCAACCTTGAAGACATCGAGAACGCCAAATGTTCCTATGAACAAGCTGTGGCCTTGGACAA GTGCAACCCCCTCATCAACCTGAACTACGCTGTCCTGCTCTACAACCAGGGCGACAAGCAGGGGGCCCTGAGCCAGTACCAGGAGATGGAGAGGAAGGTCACCGTGGCCAGGGAGAGCAGCGCGCCCGACTTCGACCCCGAG ATGGTGGAGATGGCCCAGAAgatgggagctgctctgcaggtcGGGGAGAGCCTGGTCTGGACCAAGCCCTCTAAAGAGTCCAAATCCAAGCAGAAAGCTGCTGTGTCAGGGAAAtccagctctcagcagcctTTGGGCTCCAACCAGGCCCTGGGTCAAGCCATGTCCTCTGCTGCAGGATATGGGAAAGCCATGCAGCTCCCCCCAG GTGCTGCaacaccagctctgccaaaaaagcctccctccctgcctctggaAGCAGAACAGGAGCAGGACTCGGAGACGAGCCCTGAGGAGAACTCGGCTCCCCCGGGGGacaaggagcagaggaaggagaagccCCAGAGCCAGGAGGCAGCGGAGTAG